ATGGCGGCGGCGATGTCGATGCCGTTATTTTTCGCGCCGCTCTCGCCCGGGCCGAAGCGCGCCAGAATATTGCCCTTGAGCGGCCAGGCGAACGGACCGGAGAAGGTGCCAGGTTGGGCGATCGGAACGTTGGAGGGCAGGGGACGGGGCTGAGCCTTCGCTACCGTGCCGGGCTTATCTTCGATGGCGGCGGGCTGGCCGCCGGTCAGGACGTCGTCGATGTCGATGCGGAACGCGGCGGCGCGTCGTTCCAGGCTGGTCGAGGGCTGGCGAGGAGATGGTGCCGGCGACGAAAATGGCGTGCCACCGGGCAGCAGCAGTCGCTGGCCGCGCCGCAGCACATAGGGTTCGGAGAGGCCGTTGATCTCGACAATGTCGCTCCAGCGCACGCCGTAAGCAACGGCGATGGCGATGCCGGTCTCGCCCTCCGCCACCGCATGGTAGCGACCACCGGGGATCGACAGGCTTTGTCCCGGACGCAGGGCATAGGGCGGTTGCAGGCCGTTGGCACGGGCGATCGCTTCCGATCCCGCGCCGGTGCGGTTGCCGACGCCGCGCAGCGTGTCGCCGGGCTGGACGCTGTAGCTGCTGGCGGCGACGGTCCGCGCGTTTGCCGTTACCTGCTGCGCGGTCCAGACCGGCTTGCGTTCGATCATCTGCGGTTCCGGCTTGGCGGACTGCTGCGGCATGGAGGGCGAGGGCGGAATGGCCGATGCGGTCTGCGTGGGCGCTGGTGGCGCTGCATAGGGCGCGCTGTCCTGCACCGGTGCGGGGATGCAGCCTGCCAGCAGCAGCGGCAGCGGCGCCATGGGCAGCCAGCGCCGCCCCTTGTCATGTCCAGCCATTTGGTCTCCCCCCGGAGCGTTAGTCAGTCCGAAAATGCCTGCGCCGTCGCCGCCAGCGCGCCATCCTGCGTCAGATCATAGTGCAGCGGCGTCACCGCGATATAGTCTTCTGCGATGGCCGCCAGATCGGTCCCCTCGGGCACGGAATCGCTGCGGCCCAGGCCAAACCAATAATAGCGATAGCCGCGCGGATCGGTGCCCTCGATGATCTTGGTCCGGTCGATATCGTGGAAGCCCTGCCGCACCACGCGCACGCCCTTGACCCTATCCGGGTCGATCGCGGGAAAATTGACGTTGAACAACAGGCGTGGACTGGCCGGCATCGCGATCAGCGGGCGCAGCACCCGCGCGCCCCATGCCTCCGCCGCGGCAAAGGGCACCGCGTCGCCCATCGCCTCGCGGGCATAGACCTGGCTCAGCGCGATCGACTTGATGCCGGATATCGCGCCCTCCATTGCAGCGGCGACGGTGCCCGAATAAGTCACATCCTCGGCCAGATTGGCGCCGCGATTGACGCCCGACAGGACCAGGTCGGGCTTGGCATCCTTCATCAGATGGCCGACCGCCATCATCACCGCGTCGGTCGGCGTGCCGGTGACGCTATAATGTTTGTCGCCATGCTTGCGGATGCGCAGCGGGCGGGTCAGCGTCAGGCTGTGGCCCGCGCCGGACTGCTCCTCGCTCGGCGCGACGATCCAGATATCGTCGGACAGGGTGCGGGCGATCGCCTCCAGCACCTTCAGCCCCGGCGCATGAACGCCATCGTCATTGGTGAGGAGGATGCGCATCGCCCGTTCCCTTAGCTTATGGCCTTTTCTTATCGCGGCTCCAGCTTCGTGATGCCGCCCATATAGGGGGCCAGCACGTCGGGCACGATCACGCTGCCATCGGCCTGCTGGTAATTTTCCAGTACCGCGACCAGCGTGCGGCCCACCGCCAGGCCCGATCCGTTGAGGGTGTGGAGGAAGCGCGTCGCCTTCTCCCCCTCCGGCTTGTAGCGGGCGTTCATCCGCCGCGCCTGGAAATCGCCGCAGTTGGAGACGGAACTGATCTCGCGATAGGTCGCCTGGCTCGGCAGCCAGACTTCCAGATCATAGGTCTTGCGCGCACCAAAGCCCATGTCGCCGCTGCACAGCAGCATCTTGCGATAGGGCAGGTTCAGCGCCTGCAAAATGCCCTCGGCCGCCTGCACCATCCGCTCATGCTCGGCGTCCGAATCCTCGGGCGCGCAGATCGCGACCAGCTCGACCTTCTCGAACTGGTGCTGACGGATGAAGCCGCGCGTGTCGCGTCCGGCCGATCCGGCCTCGGACCGGAAGCAGGGGGTGAGTGCGGTCAGCCGCACCGGCAGGGCGTCGGTCGGCACGATCTGCTGCGCGACCAGATTGGTCAGCGACACTTCGGCGGTCGGGATCAGCCAGCGGCCATCGGTGGTGCGGAACAGGTCTTCGGCAAATTTGGGCAACTGGCCAGTGCCGAACAGGGCTTCGTCCTTCACCAGCAGCGGCGGATTGGTTTCCTCATAGCCGTTGGTGCCGCTCTGGGTGTCGAGCATGAACTGCGCCAGCGCCCGGTGAAGCCGCGCCATCTGGCCGCGCAGCGCGGTGAAGCGCGCGCCCGACAGCGCCGCGCCGCCCTCGAAATCCAGCCCCAGCGCCGGGCCGAAATCGGCATGGTCCTGCGGCGTGAAATCGAAGGTGCGGATATTGCCCCAGCGGCTCAGCTCGACATTGTCGGCTTCATCCTCGCCCTGCGGCACGTCATCGGCGGGCAGGTTGGGGATCGCCGCCAGCATGGCATTGAGCGCCGCACCGACCTCGGCCTCTTCCGCTTCCAGCGCCGGCGTGCCTTCCTTGAGCGCGGCGACTTCTGCCTTCAGCGCCTCGGCCTTGGCCATGTCCTTGGCGGCCATCGCCTGGCCGATCGCCTTGCTCGCCTCGTTGCGGCGGGCCTGCCCCTGCTGCAACTGGGTCTTGAGCGCGCGGCTCTTCTCGTCCAGCGCCAGGATATCGGCGGACAGCGGGGCCAGGCCACGGCGCGCCAGGGCGGCGTCGAAAGCGGCGGGATTTTCGCGGATGAAGCGGATGTCGTGCATCGCTGCCCTATGCCGTTGCCGCCCCGCCCATGCAACCCTGCGCGCCGCCATCCGTTGGTCCACCATCACCCAAACAGCCAAGGAGACGATGATGCAGATCGATCATGACGCGATGGTGCTGGTGGCCGATGGCCGCAAGCTGCTCTTCTTCCGCAACAAGGGCGATCGCGCCTTTCCGCAGCTGGAGGCGGAAGAGGTGAAGGTACAGGACAATCCGGCTCATCTGGCGCAGGCGTCGGACAAGGCCGGCCGGGCGTCGTCGACCGGCACCGTATCGGGCACGATGGGCGAGAATGATTTTCATGAACTGGAAGAGCAGCGTTTCGCGGCGGCGGCGGCAGACCTGTTGAAGCGCCGTGCCTTTGCCCAGGATTATGAGGCGCTGATCATCGTTGCACCGCCAAGTGCGCTGGGCGAGATGCGCAAACATTATCACAAGGAAGTGCAGGACCGGCTGGTCGGCGAGATCGCCAAGGATCTGGCCAATCATCCGGTGAGCGAGATCGAGAGGATCATCGCCCGCAGCTGATCGGGCGGACGCAATGCAAGAGAAAAGGCGGCTTCCGTGTGGAGCCGCCTTTGCCATTTTCGCGATTTCCGGAGGTCAGGCGTTGCCGGTGTGGATGACCGGTATCGGCTTGACGGGGCCGATGCCCTCGGCCGCAAGGTCCGGGCCTTTCCGGGCCAGTCGCTTGCGCGCCAGCAGGGCGGCGGCGCCGGCCCCGAACAACAGGACCATCGGCGGCGCCGGCACGTCGGTCGGCGGCGGCGGCGCGGACGGCGGCGGTTCATCGATGCCGCCGGTGGTGGTGCCCGACGATGTCGAAGTCGACGAAGAGCTGGACGAAGACGAGGAACTGGATGTCGACGAGGAAGTCGAGCCGTTCGACGACGATGTCTCACCGAAGCTGGACGAGGAGGTGGTGGTGCCGCTCGACGTGCTGGTGCTGCTGGTCGAGGTCGCGCCGCCAGACGAAGAGCTGGACGAACTGGAGGACGAGGAACTCGACGAGGACGAACTGGACGATGAGGTCGAGACGTCACCGCCGGTCGAGCTGCTGGTCGAGGAGATCACGACCGTGCCGCCCCCGCTGCTGCCGCCGCCGCCGAAGAAACCACCGATGAAGCCGGGGCTGCCAAAGCCGCCGCTACCGCCCATGACGACGGGCACCGGAGCGCCGCCGCCCGACACGGGCATGGCGGCCGGAACCGGCGGCGGGGGCAGCGGGATCGGTGGCGACTGTGTCGTCACGGTGAAGCGGGTGGGGGCACAGGCCGTCTTGATGACGGGCGGCTTGGGACGTGCGACGTAACGGCGCGGCTTGGCCTTCACGCTCTTGGTGCTGTAGACCACCGCCGGCCGGGCGCTTTCGGCAACATGGACAGCGCCGCCGCCGATGATCGCCCCGCCGCAGGTGCAGGCGCATAATTTTGCCAAAGCCATCCGAACCGACATAGGATCTACTCTTGTCCCATTACCCCTGTTCCGCCATCGGAATATTCCGTAGCTGGAAACGTGCTATTCTCTAATCGACAGCAACGCAAAATAAAGCGTTAACTGCAATGGCGTTAACCCTAAATGACGGGTCCAAGTCTAGGAAAATGGGACTTCGGTCTCAATTGAAATGGTTAACGTCTCACTATGGCACGATGAAGAGGGAGTAGGTGTAAGTCCCTAGTCATTTATGCCGGGAGGCCCTGATCGAGTCGGCTTGCCTGCCCGGGGATGGGGTGAGCGACATGCGGGATGAGCCAGGGCGTATAATGGCCGCTTGTATCGCCTCGTTCCCATGGCTATGAGGCGCCCTCAAACAAAAGTCATGGGCGCCCGGAACTTACAGCGCCGGGGCCTCTCGAGTCGGAGAGCCAGATGGCATCGGTACTGCATTCCGATAAAGACGGTGAAAAGCCGCCAAAATCGACCGTAACACTCCCCCACGACTATCGCCCGTCGCCTGACGAAGAATTCATGAATCCGCTGCAGCTGGAATATTTTCGCCAGCGACTGTGGGACTGGAAGAAGCAGATCCTGTCCGAAGCGGAGGGGACGCTGGCCGTGCTGCAGAATGAGCCGCTGCGCGAGCCCGACCTCAATGACCGCGCATCGAGCGAAACCGACTGGTCGATCGAATTGCGCACCCGCGATCGTCAGCGCAAGCTGATCTCCAAGATCGATTCGGCGCTGCGCCGCATCGACGAGGGCGAATATGGCTATTGCGAAGTCACCGGCGAACCGATTTCGCTGGGTCGGCTGGAAGCGCGGCCGATCGCGACCATGACGGTCGAGGCGCAGGAGCGTCACGAGCGGCAGGAAAAGATCTCGCGCGACGATTAACCCTTTCTCCACATGGCCTGACTATCCTGCCGGCCGTAAAGGTCAATTCGCAGGGCTATTCATGGACAATGAGCGGGAAATATCTGATCGGGGGCCGGCGCGGTCCGCACCGCGCGACAGCCTGTTCCTGTTGACCAGCCTCAGCACACCCGAAGGGGTGCCGCTGGGGCAGGCGCGCATTCGCAACCTGTCCGCAACCGGACTGATGGCGGATTGCGAACGGGCGGTGCCGGTCGGCGCGCGACTCTGTTTTGAGCTGCGCGGTGTCGGACCGGTTGAAGGGGCCGTGGCCTGGTCGCGGGATGACAAGATTGGCGTTGCCTTTGACGCGCCGATCGATCCGCAATTGGCACGCAAGCCGGTCGCGGTCGGCGTTTCACGCCAGGCATTGCCCGACTATCTGCGTACCAGCCCGATCACGCGCCGCTAAAGTCCGCGGCATCATGCAAAAGCCCCGCTGCGTTCTCGCTGCGGGGCTTTGTCATATCAGGGTCATGTTTTCATTCTAATTCATTCTCGGACGAACCCGGCAGGGGGCTCGCGTCGATCATCCGGCCGGCCCTGACGCTGCCCCTTTGCCGGCGGAGGATCGTACTCACGGGGCCGTCCGGCGTTGGACGTCTCCCGGGACGGAGAGGTTAATGGCGGCCCGCCATTTCCTCCTTCACCCGCAATTTCTGCTTCTTGAGCGAGGCGACCAGAATGTCGTCCGGCATGGGGCGACTCGTCTCGGCCTTGATTCGGGCCTCGAGTCCGGCATGCTTTGCTGAAAGAGCTGAAATGTGGGAATTTTCCATGACATTCTCCTTACGAGGGCGATGGATGACAAAGTAGATCATGATTCTGTGGGCATGTCTTGCGGTGTTTCGCGCTTTGCGGCGGGGCGCTGGCAAATTTGCGATGGCCCGCATGGTTCCGTCGGGCTATCACGCATGCAGGTTACGGAAAGCGGGGGCCGGGTGAGCCGAGAAGACATCATGCGGCGGTTGGAACTGTTGCGCGTCGAGCATCGCGATCTCGACACGGCGATTGCCGCGCTGGTCGAAGGCGGGGCCGGCGATCAGATGCAGATCGCCCGGCTCAAGAAGCGCAAGCTGCGGCTGCGCGACGAAATCGCGGCGCTTGAAGACGCGCTCGTTCCCGACATCATCGCCTGATGCGTCGGATAGCCCGAAGATTTGGGTTAATAGGGCGTAAACCGGCCCTGAATGGGACAGGCCGGCTATCCTGCCGTTCAGCGGGCCTGACAAGCGGAGCGCTTTATGTCAGCTAAAGTCATGCGCAACGCTGCCGCTCTGGATCCTGGCCTTCATCGACGTCTGGTCGATGGCCTCTACCTCGAAGCCATGATCATGGCAGATGAGGCGCGATCCTATTTTGATGCTGGCGAGGCGGGGCAATATGGCGCGAACGATCCTTTGCGGCGCGTCGCTTTCGCCTGCGAATCGCTCAAGGTCACGACACGGCTGATGCACATCATCGCCTGGCTGCTCAGCCAGCGGGCGTGGCAGCGGGGTGAAATCGGCGATGCCGATATCGCCGACGAAAAATACCGCCTCGGCCGGGCGACCGCGACCGATCCGGCGCTGGCGGTCGACTTTCCCTTTGCCGCGCGCTCGCTGATCGAGGCCAGCCAGGAGCTTTACGGCCGGGTTGCCCGCCTGCAGGACCGCATGGATGTGATGCAGCAAGGGGCGGCTATGCCCGAGCCTGGCCCTGCGCGGGCGTTGATCGATCGGCTCAATACGGCCTTCTGACTCCAGGTCCGCGCCCCGATGGCGTATCTGATGACTGGTGTTGCCGCCCATATTTGGTCTAGACCCCTCGCCATGACCCAAGGCTTGCGGACCCGGCGCCGCTATTCAGGTGATCCGCACGCTGCACGGCTTTTCCTTGCGCCCTTGCTGTTGCTCGCGCCCTGGGCCGCATCGGCGCAACCGGTTCCGCCGGTGCCCGAAGGGGCCATGCCGGCGCAAGACGATGCCCTGGACGCCATGCCGGACATCGGCGTCGACTGGCCCGACATGGGCCAGCCCGATAGCGTGGCGCCTCTGGCGGACGATCCGGCCGCGGTGGCGGCCGCCGCAGAGCCCGACAATCCGGTGGTCGATGTCGAGGTCGCGGCCGATCGCGATGCCGGCGCGAGCCAGGATGTGACGACCTTTGCCGATGCAGGGGAAGAGCGGCGCTACAGTGTCGCCCTGCGCGGCCTGGACAGCATTGCCAACGGCCAGTTTTCGTTGCGCTTCAACGAATTGTCGGTTCTGCGCCAGGGCGAGAACAAGGCCGCCAACCTGGCGCAGATAAATCGCCGGGTGAAGGAGGATAGCGACCTGCTCGACCGCCTGTTGCGGGCCGAGGGCTATTATGCCGCCCGGGTCCGTGGCGGGGTTTCCGCGCCGCCGCCGGGCAGTGAAAAATTGGCGGTCAGTTTCGACATCACGCCGGGTGAACAATATCTGTTGTCGTCGGTCGACGTGACCGGGCTGGCCGAGACCGGCACGCGCGAACCGGTGTTGCGCGACGCCTTTCCCGTGAAGGTGGGCGATCCGGTCAATGCCGACCATATATTGGAAGGGCGCGACGCGCTGACCATCGCGCTCGGCGAAAACGGCTTTCCCTTTGCCAGGGTGGACGAGCCCGAAGTGCGGATCGACCATGAAACGCGCAAGGGGGATCTCGACATCATCGTGACGCCGGGCGGCTTCCGCAGCTTCGGCAAGATATTGCTTGATGATGAGACCGTCTTCAGCGCCCGCCATGTCCAGCGCATCGCGCGCTTCCAGCCGGGCGACACCTACATGGCGTCCGATGTCGAGGATCTGCGGCGGGCCATCGTCACCACCGGCCTGGTGTCATCGGTAACGCTGACGCCGCGTGACGCGGGCGATGGCACGCATGTCGATCTGGACATCGATCTGCGGCCAGCGCCGATGCGCACGATCGCAGGCGAACTGGGCTATGGCACCGGCGAAGGCTATCGCGCCGAAATCAGCTGGCAGCATCGCAATCTCTTTCCGCCCGAAGGGTCGTTGACCCTGCGCGGCGTGCTCGGCACCCAGGAACAGACCGCATCGGCGACCTATCGTCGCAACAATTTCCGCGAGCGCGACCATGTGCTGACCGGCCTGGTATCCTACAGCAATATCAAGCGCGACGCCTATGATGCCCGCACCATAACCCTGGCCGGCGGACTGGAGCGGCAGACCAACATCCTGTTCCAGAAACATTGGGTGTGGCGCGTCGGCGGCGAATTGATCGCGTCCGACGAGGCTGACGCATTCAGCAATGGCGATCGACGGACCTTCTTCATCGCCGCCGTCCCGCTTAGCCTGACCTATGATGGCAGTGACGATCTGCTCAATCCCAGCAAGGGCTTCCGTCTGGGTGGACGGCTCAGTCCCGAACTCTCGTTCCAGGGCAGTACCTTTGGCTATGCCAAGGCGCAGGTCGATGCCAGCGCCTATCAGCCGTTCGGCGATCGCGTCGTGCTGGCCGAACGCACCCGGCTGGGCACCATCATTGGGTCCAGTGTTGACCAGATCGCGCCATCGCGGCGTTTCTATGCCGGCGGGGGCGCCTCTGTGCGCGGCTATGGCTATCAGGCGATCGGACCGCGCTACGGCCCGGACGATGATCCGGTCGGCGGCAAGAGCCTGATCGAGTTTTCGCTGGAGGCGCGCGTGCGCTTCGGCAATTTCGGTGTCGTGCCCTTTGTCGATGCAGGCAATATCTCGACCGGTTTCCTGCCAAGCTTCAGCGACCTGCGTATCGGCGCGGGTATGGGTGTGCGCTATTATAGCAGTTTCGGTCCGATCCGCGTCGATGTCGGTACGCCGATCAATCCGCAGTCGGGCGATCCCAAGATCGCGGTCTATGTATCGCTGGGACAGGCCTTCTGATGGTGGAGGCAGCAGCAGAGGCGCCGGCGCGGCGGCGGGTCTGGGATGGGCGCTGGCAGCGCTGGGTGGTCGCCCTGCTGGCTGCGGCGCTGCTGATCGTCGTCGGCGCGCTGGCCTGGCTCGACACCGCCGCCGGCCATCGCTTTCTGGTATCCCGTATCGCTGCGGTACAGCCGCCGTCGGGCCTGCGCATCAACGTCGATCGCATCGACGGCAGCATCTATCGCAAGGCGGTGTTGCGCGGCCTCACCCTGTCCGATCCCAGGGGACGCTTCTTTGAGGCGCCGCGTGTGGAGCTGGACTGGTGGCCGTTCGCCTGGCTGTCGAACCGGCTCGATATTGATCGGCTGGTGATCCCGCAGGCGACCCTGCACAAGCTGCCCAAGCTCAATCCGGCGCAGCGGCAGGGGCCGATCCTGCCCGGTTTCGACATCCGCCTGATGCAGTTCTCGGTCGATCGCCTGACGATCGCGCCGGCAGTGACCGGGCGGGTGCAGCAGGCGACGCTGTCGGGGGATGCCGATATCCGTGGCGGTCGTGCGATCATCGATCTGTCCGCCCGGGTGATCGGCGGGGAAGATGCGCTCAATCTGACGCTGGACAGCCGTCCGGACCAGGACAGGTTCGACCTGGCGGTGACGGTCAACGCGCCGACCGGCGGCGTGCTGGCGGCGATGACCGGCCTGCGGCAGGACGGCAATCTGCGGATCAGCGGCAAGGGCAGCTGGACGCGCTGGGACGGACGGCTGGCCGCGACCCTGGCGGGGACGCCGGTCGCTGACCTGAAACTGGGCGCGCGCAGCGGCGCCTATTCGGCGCGCGGCTCGATCGAGGCGGGGGCGATCCCCGGCAAGGGGCTGTTGCCGCGCCTTGCCGCGCCCCGGCTGGCGATCGAAGCCGAAGGCACGATGGTCGATCGGGTGATCGACGGGCGGCTGGCCCTGCGATCGGCCGCCATAGATCTTGCCGGTGACGGGGCGATCGACCTGCGCAACAATGCGTTCGACAATCTGCGGATCGATCTGAAGCTGGCCCGCCCGGAGGCCCTGCTCAAGAATATGCGCGGCCGCGACGTCATGGCCAAGATCCGCCTGGATGGGGCCTTCGCGACCTTTGGCTATGAATATCTGGTGACTGCACGGCAGATCGCCTTTGACAAGGCGCTGATCCAGGACGTGCGGATCGACGGCAAGGGGCGCAAGGCCCGCAACGGCCCGGCGCTGATCCCGATCCGCCTGCGCGCGCGCAGCCTGGATGGCCAGGGGGATCTGGTCGCCGGCATCGTCCGCAATTTCGCGCTCGATGGCGTGCTGCAGGTCAAGGGGCAACAGATCATCAGCAATCCGATGCCATTCCGGTCGGACAAGCTGCGCGGCAAGCTGCTGATGATGGTTGATCTGGCCACCGGCCGCTATGATTTCGGCCTGGATGGCCAGATCAGCGGCCTGTTCATTCGCGGGTTGGGCGTGGTCGACCTGACCTCGAAGCTGCGCGCGATCCCCGCCGCCAACGGCGCCTTCGGCCTGTCGGGCAATGCGCTGGCGCAGGTGCGGCGGCTCGATAATGCGTTTCTGCGCGGCCTGGGGGGCGGGCTGCCGACGGTGCGCAGCGCGCTGGCGCTGCAGCCCAATGGGGAAATCGCCTTCACCAACATGCAGCTTCAGGCGCCGCTGATCAGCCTGTCGGCCCGGGGTATTCGTCATCGCGATGGCACCGTCCATCTGGAAGGGAGTGGCACGCACAAGCAATATGGTCCGGTCGATCTGGTGCTGGATGGCAAGATCGATCGGCCGATCGTCCATGTCCAGTTGGCCCGGCCGATGGATGCACTGGGCCTGCGCGACGTGCGTGGCGAATTTCTGCCGGGCGCCGACGGCAATTACAGCTTCACCGCCAATGGCGGATCGACGCTGGGGCCATTCACAGGCGAAGGCAGCATATTGCTGCCGCCCGGCGGCCAGGCCGTGATCCATGTCGCGCGGGTAGCCGTGTCCGGCGTGACCGCCAGCGGCGACATTCGCCCCGTGACCGGTGGTCTGGACGGGCAATTGGCGGTCAGCGGCCCGGTGACCGGCACGATCGGGTTCAAGCCGGTCGGCGATATCCAGCAGCTGCATCTCGATCTCGATGCGGCCGATGCCAGCTTCGATGGCCCCAGCACGATCGTCGTGCGGCGCGGCACGCTGGATGCGACTATCCTGCTCGATCCGGCGGGAACGTCGGTCAATGCGACTGCCCAGGCGCGTGGCTTGCGTGTCGGGGGCATGCTGCTCGGCCGGCTGGATGCGACGGTCGCGCTGGTCGATGGCCGGGGCAAGGTCAGCGGCAGCCTGTCGGGCCAGCGCGGTCGCCTGTTCGACCTCAAGGGGGAAGCGCAGGTCGACCATGACCGCATCCGCCTGGCGGCCAGCGGTACGATCGACAAGCGACCCATCCGCCTGACCCGGACCGCGCTGCTCAGCCGGACGGACGATGGCTGGCGCCTGTCGCCCGCGACGCTCAGCTATGCCGGCGGTACGCTGCAGCTGGCCGGGGAGCTGGGCGGCGAGACCACACGGATCGAGGCCCGAGCGGAAAAGATGCCGCTGGCGCTGCTGGACATTGCCTATGACAATCTGGGGCTGGGTGGTGCCGCGACCGGATCGCTCAGCTACAGCCGGCCACGCGGGGGACTGCCCAGCGGCAAGGCGGAATTGCGCATCCGCGGCCTGTCGCGGTCGGGCTTGTCGCTCAGTTCGCGCCCGGTGGATGTGGGCGTCAATGCGATATTGACCCCGGACCGTCTTGCGACACGCATGGTCTTCGTGGCGGACGGGCAGACGATCGGGCGGGGGCAGGCCCTGTTGACGCCACTGGTCGCCACCGGCGGACTGGTCGACCGCTTGAACGGCGCGCCACTGATCGCGCAGTTGCGCTTCAACGGGACGGCCGACACGCTGTGGCGCCTGACGGGGGTCGAGATTGTCGATATTGCCGGACCAGTCAGTGTGACCGCCGATGCGCGGGGTACGCTGGGGGATCCGCTCATCACCGGATCGCTGGCGACCGACAATGCGGCGATCAACAGTCCGGTGACGGGCATGCGCCTGCGCAACGTCAAGGCGCGTGCGCGTTTCTCCGGCGCCCAGCTCGTCTTCTCCAGTTTTACCGGCACGGCACAAAATGGCGGCGGGGTCAGCGGCACCGGGCGTTTCAGCTTCAATGGCATCGGCGGTGTCGGCATGGACCTTGCCTTCCAGGCGGATAATGCCGCGCTGCTGGAGCGCGATGACATCGCCGCTACGGTGACCGGCCCCTTGACCATTCGCTCCGACGGCAGTGGCGGCACGATCGG
The sequence above is drawn from the Sphingobium sp. AP49 genome and encodes:
- a CDS encoding host attachment family protein, whose protein sequence is MQIDHDAMVLVADGRKLLFFRNKGDRAFPQLEAEEVKVQDNPAHLAQASDKAGRASSTGTVSGTMGENDFHELEEQRFAAAAADLLKRRAFAQDYEALIIVAPPSALGEMRKHYHKEVQDRLVGEIAKDLANHPVSEIERIIARS
- the dksA gene encoding RNA polymerase-binding protein DksA, whose translation is MASVLHSDKDGEKPPKSTVTLPHDYRPSPDEEFMNPLQLEYFRQRLWDWKKQILSEAEGTLAVLQNEPLREPDLNDRASSETDWSIELRTRDRQRKLISKIDSALRRIDEGEYGYCEVTGEPISLGRLEARPIATMTVEAQERHERQEKISRDD
- a CDS encoding M23 family metallopeptidase encodes the protein MAPLPLLLAGCIPAPVQDSAPYAAPPAPTQTASAIPPSPSMPQQSAKPEPQMIERKPVWTAQQVTANARTVAASSYSVQPGDTLRGVGNRTGAGSEAIARANGLQPPYALRPGQSLSIPGGRYHAVAEGETGIAIAVAYGVRWSDIVEINGLSEPYVLRRGQRLLLPGGTPFSSPAPSPRQPSTSLERRAAAFRIDIDDVLTGGQPAAIEDKPGTVAKAQPRPLPSNVPIAQPGTFSGPFAWPLKGNILARFGPGESGAKNNGIDIAAAIGTPIKAAADGVVAYAGDSIAVFGGLVLVTHGSGWVSAYGHASRIDVVRGQKVRKGQVIGLSGDTGYASKPKLHFELRKDRVPIDPMTQLPNP
- a CDS encoding autotransporter assembly complex family protein codes for the protein MTQGLRTRRRYSGDPHAARLFLAPLLLLAPWAASAQPVPPVPEGAMPAQDDALDAMPDIGVDWPDMGQPDSVAPLADDPAAVAAAAEPDNPVVDVEVAADRDAGASQDVTTFADAGEERRYSVALRGLDSIANGQFSLRFNELSVLRQGENKAANLAQINRRVKEDSDLLDRLLRAEGYYAARVRGGVSAPPPGSEKLAVSFDITPGEQYLLSSVDVTGLAETGTREPVLRDAFPVKVGDPVNADHILEGRDALTIALGENGFPFARVDEPEVRIDHETRKGDLDIIVTPGGFRSFGKILLDDETVFSARHVQRIARFQPGDTYMASDVEDLRRAIVTTGLVSSVTLTPRDAGDGTHVDLDIDLRPAPMRTIAGELGYGTGEGYRAEISWQHRNLFPPEGSLTLRGVLGTQEQTASATYRRNNFRERDHVLTGLVSYSNIKRDAYDARTITLAGGLERQTNILFQKHWVWRVGGELIASDEADAFSNGDRRTFFIAAVPLSLTYDGSDDLLNPSKGFRLGGRLSPELSFQGSTFGYAKAQVDASAYQPFGDRVVLAERTRLGTIIGSSVDQIAPSRRFYAGGGASVRGYGYQAIGPRYGPDDDPVGGKSLIEFSLEARVRFGNFGVVPFVDAGNISTGFLPSFSDLRIGAGMGVRYYSSFGPIRVDVGTPINPQSGDPKIAVYVSLGQAF
- the serS gene encoding serine--tRNA ligase: MHDIRFIRENPAAFDAALARRGLAPLSADILALDEKSRALKTQLQQGQARRNEASKAIGQAMAAKDMAKAEALKAEVAALKEGTPALEAEEAEVGAALNAMLAAIPNLPADDVPQGEDEADNVELSRWGNIRTFDFTPQDHADFGPALGLDFEGGAALSGARFTALRGQMARLHRALAQFMLDTQSGTNGYEETNPPLLVKDEALFGTGQLPKFAEDLFRTTDGRWLIPTAEVSLTNLVAQQIVPTDALPVRLTALTPCFRSEAGSAGRDTRGFIRQHQFEKVELVAICAPEDSDAEHERMVQAAEGILQALNLPYRKMLLCSGDMGFGARKTYDLEVWLPSQATYREISSVSNCGDFQARRMNARYKPEGEKATRFLHTLNGSGLAVGRTLVAVLENYQQADGSVIVPDVLAPYMGGITKLEPR
- a CDS encoding DUF465 domain-containing protein — protein: MRRLELLRVEHRDLDTAIAALVEGGAGDQMQIARLKKRKLRLRDEIAALEDALVPDIIA
- a CDS encoding YdcH family protein; the encoded protein is MENSHISALSAKHAGLEARIKAETSRPMPDDILVASLKKQKLRVKEEMAGRH
- a CDS encoding DUF1465 family protein, with product MRNAAALDPGLHRRLVDGLYLEAMIMADEARSYFDAGEAGQYGANDPLRRVAFACESLKVTTRLMHIIAWLLSQRAWQRGEIGDADIADEKYRLGRATATDPALAVDFPFAARSLIEASQELYGRVARLQDRMDVMQQGAAMPEPGPARALIDRLNTAF
- a CDS encoding PEP-CTERM sorting domain-containing protein, with the protein product MSVRMALAKLCACTCGGAIIGGGAVHVAESARPAVVYSTKSVKAKPRRYVARPKPPVIKTACAPTRFTVTTQSPPIPLPPPPVPAAMPVSGGGAPVPVVMGGSGGFGSPGFIGGFFGGGGSSGGGTVVISSTSSSTGGDVSTSSSSSSSSSSSSSSSSSSSSGGATSTSSTSTSSGTTTSSSSFGETSSSNGSTSSSTSSSSSSSSSSSTSTSSGTTTGGIDEPPPSAPPPPTDVPAPPMVLLFGAGAAALLARKRLARKGPDLAAEGIGPVKPIPVIHTGNA
- the surE gene encoding 5'/3'-nucleotidase SurE, yielding MRILLTNDDGVHAPGLKVLEAIARTLSDDIWIVAPSEEQSGAGHSLTLTRPLRIRKHGDKHYSVTGTPTDAVMMAVGHLMKDAKPDLVLSGVNRGANLAEDVTYSGTVAAAMEGAISGIKSIALSQVYAREAMGDAVPFAAAEAWGARVLRPLIAMPASPRLLFNVNFPAIDPDRVKGVRVVRQGFHDIDRTKIIEGTDPRGYRYYWFGLGRSDSVPEGTDLAAIAEDYIAVTPLHYDLTQDGALAATAQAFSD
- a CDS encoding PilZ domain-containing protein, translating into MDNEREISDRGPARSAPRDSLFLLTSLSTPEGVPLGQARIRNLSATGLMADCERAVPVGARLCFELRGVGPVEGAVAWSRDDKIGVAFDAPIDPQLARKPVAVGVSRQALPDYLRTSPITRR